The following is a genomic window from Thiohalomonas denitrificans.
ACCGCCACATCCACGGCCTCGGTAAGGGTGGCATTGGAGTAGAACGAGCCGGTCTTGATGGCGCGACTGACACGGGTGAACTCCTGGTACACCACCCGGCCCGCCCCGAGATTGAGGTGACCGACTTCGGAGTTGCCCATCTGTCCGCTCGGCAAGCCCACTTCCGCCCCGGAAGGACGCAGGTAGGCATGGGGGCAATCGCTCCAGAGCCGGTCCCAGACCGGTGTCCGGGCGGAATAGATGGCATTGTGATCCGTGTCTTCTGAATAACCCCAACCATCCAGGACGACCAGGAGGAGAGGCCGGTGACGCTCTTGCGCGGACATAGATTTTTGTTGGATTAGACCGTGAGGTAGTTGTTTTTTACACGCCCGAACCATGGAACCCGGGAACGGGACCCGCATCGAAATCGATATATTCGAATACGGTTCTTTGCAAAGGTATTAATATTGTATATTGTTTGGGAGGATTTTGGCACTTATGCCCAAGGCGAGGGAAACAGAATTGTCCATGTCAGAGGAAATGAACCTAATCACGCGTAACGAGGATATCGATCGCGCCTCCCGTTCACTCAAAGCCATGTCGCACCCGCTGCGCCTGAAAATCCTCTGCACGCTCGGTGATCAGGAAATCAGCGTCCAGGACATCGTCGCACATGTGGGGACTTCACAGAGCAATATCTCCCAGCATCTGGCCATCCTCCGGGACAAGGGCATCCTGTCGTCTCGCAAGGATGCCAATCGCGTATTCTATAAAGTAGCGGATTCCCGCACGCTGCGACTGATCGAGATGATGCGCGACGTCTTCTGCACGATGGAGTAGGAGAACGATTGAATTTTCCTGTCCGGGACGTCATATTCGGGCGGTGTTGAGTTTTTGTGCATCAATTTAGGGGTAAACATGAACGTAGAACGCGTCGTCCGGATCTTCGCCGGCTTCTTCATCCTGCTGAGCCTTGGACTCGGGATCGAAGCCAGCCCGATTTTCCACAATGTAAACTGGCTCTGGGTTACCGGCTTTGTGGGTATCAACCTGTTCCAGAGCGGCTTCACTGCAATCTGCCCGCTGGCCACGATTCTCCAGAAAGCCGGCGTTCCCGTGTCGGGCAGCTGCTCTTAGCCCGAATCTCTTTGGTGGGATCGAGCCGCAGCGGAATCCGGTAACGACTCTCGAATTCCGCTGCGGCTCTCCATCCCGGAAAACCCCTCGCTCGCTTGGGTCGCCGGGATCGCACTGCACGATCATCACACCCCCGCCTTCAAATGTGGGTTATAATCCGCTCCCTTTAATACAGTGACCTAATCCTATTTCCATGTCGCAACTGGGTGAATTTGTCGTAAACCACTGGGACCTGTTCCTGGCCCTCGCCATTATCCTGGCCATGCTCATCGCTCCGCCGTTGAGCCGTCGTCTTCGAGGCTTCCATGATGTGGATCCCCAGGAGGCGGTCGGTTTGATGAACCGGCAAGACGCGGTCCTGGTCGATGTGCGTGAAGATAAGGAATACCGGGAGGGGCACGTGGCGGGATCGATGCACGTCCCGCTCTCGGGGCTCAACAAGAATCTGGACCGCTTGAAGAGCGTACAGAACAAGCCGGTGATCGTAGGCTGCCGCAGTGGCCACCGTTCGAGCAAGGCCGCCGGCATGCTGCGCAAGCACGGGTTCGAGCAGGTTTATAATCTGAAGGGTGGCATGCTGGCCTGGGAAAACGCCGGGCTGCCACTCAGTACGGAAAAAACAAAGAAGAAGCGCAAAGCCGATAGAAAATAATCCAGCGTAAAGGGGGCGTTCCATGCCAACCATCGAGATGTACACCACCGCCAGCTGTCCGTTCTGTGTCCGGGCCAAGCGGCTATTGAAAAAAAAGGGCGCGGGCTACACCGATTTCGCCGTCGATCAAAAGCCGGAGCTGCGTCCCGAAATGGAAAAACGCGCTTCGGGCCAGACTTCCGTGCCGCAGATCTTCATCGACGACTATCATGTCGGAGGATATGACGACCTCGTCGATCTGGACATGGAAGGCAAACTGGACGAAATGCTTGGACTGAAGTAGGGCACCGCAATGTCCGATGGACTTCACGTTGTCTGTCCCCACTGTGACAGCATCAACCGCGTCCCCCCGTCCAGGCTGAACGCCGGCGGCAAGTGTGGCCGCTGCAAGCAGCCGCTGTTTGCAGGTCGGCCCCTCGCCCTTTCCGGTGCCGGATTCGACCAGCACGTATCCCGCAGTGACCTGCCGGTTCTGGTGGATTTCTGGGCGCCCTGGTGCGGCCCCTGCAAGATGATGGCCCCGGTGTTTGAGCAGGCCGCAGCGGAACTGGAGCCAGAGGTCCGTGTGGCAAAGGTCAACACCGAGCAGGAACAGGCCCTGGCGATGCGTTTCGGCATCCGCAGTATCCCGACGATTGCCCTGTTCAAGGGGGGGCGCGAAGTGGCGCGAATTGCCGGGGCCATGGATCTGCGCAATCTCCTGGCCTGGGTACGCAAGCAGCTCTAGGAGTCTGTCCGAGAACATCGTTTTTTGTAGGTTGGGGTGAGTTATGCGAACCCCAACGCTGATTTTGTTGGGTCTTCCTTCCTCAGCGCCAACCTACATATTAGAGCCCATTGCTATTCTCGGACAGGCTCCTAAAAATTAGATATTTCCGTCTCCGGGCCAGGCTTGGCCGATGGAGTATCACCCTTTCCGATGCGGTGGCTCTGCCGCGCATCGCCTACCATTGTCAGGAGCTATCATGGCCGAGAATGAACAACCGAAACAGCAGTTTGCCGTCCAGCGCATCTACGTCAAGGACCTCTCTTTCGAGACGCCCAATACACCCGAAATCTTTACAAAAAAATGGGAACCGCAGGTCAACGTGGACCTGAACACGCAGGCTCGGGATATCAGCGAAGGCGTCTATGAAGTGCTGATCAATATCACCGTTACCACCAAGATCGAAGATCAGACCGCCTACCTGGCCGAGGTGCAGCAAGCGGGCATCTTCACGGTTACCGGATTCCCCGAAGATCAGCTGGGGCCGATGCTGCACAGCTTTTGCCCGAGCATCCTGTTTCCGTACGCCCGTGAGGTCGTGTCCAGCCTGGCCAACAAGGGCAGCTTCCCGCAACTGCTACTGGCACCGGTAAATTTCGACGCCCTGTATGCCGAGCAGATAAAGAAGCAGCAGGACACCGATGGCGAAGGCACCGCGAGCCACTAGTCGAAATCAGCCATTGAGTGAGAATCGCCAATCGATAGCCGTTCTCGGCGCCGGCTCCTGGGGTACCGCGCTGGCGATTCGGCTGGCGCGCAACGGTCATCCGACACGCCTGTGGGGCCGTGACCCCCGGCAGGTACAGGAAATGGCCGTGGAGCGGCGAAACCGACGCTACCTGCCGGACACGGAGTTCCCCGTACAGCTGATCCCGGAAACGGATTTGAATCGCGCTCTGGAGGGCGTGGCGGCAGTACTGGTGGCCGTACCGAGTCATGGCTATCGGGAGCTTCTGGAAAGCCTGGCTTTCCGAATCCCGGCCCGGCTGCCGGTGTTCTGGGCCAGCAAGGGCCTGGAATCGGGGAGCCGCAAGTTCCTTCACCGGGTGACGGAGGAGGTGCTGGGCAGTGAGCGCCCGACCGGAGTGGTTTCCGGACCGACCTTTGCAGGAGAAGTGGCCCGGGGTCTGCCAACCGCGGTAACCGTCGCCGGTTGCTCGCTCGAGGCCGCGCAGCTATTGGCGAGTTATCTTCACTCCCGTACCTTCCGCACCTACACCAGTACCGATGTGGTGGGCGTCGAACTGGGCGGCGCCAGCAAGAACGTCCTCGCCATCGCCGCCGGGGTAGCCGACGGTCTCGGCTACGGTGCCAATACCCGGGCCGCACTGATTACCCGTGGACTGGCCGAAATGATACGCCTGGGAGCCGCCGTCGGAGGCTCCCAGGAGACCTTCATGGGACTCGCCGGCATGGGGGATCTAGTGCTCACCTGTACCGACAACCAGTCCCGCAATCGACGGCTGGGACTCGCCCTGGGGCAGGGTCTGGTGCTGGAATCAGCCCTGGCAGAGATCAGCCAGGCCGTGGAGGGCGTCAAGTCCGCCCCCGAGGTGCTCCATCTGGCAAGAGACCATGCCGTGGAGATGCCGATTACGGAACAGGTATGCCGTTTGGTAGAAGGCGATACCACCCCCCAGCAGGCGGTCGAGGCTTTGTTGTCGCGGGAGCCAAAGACCGAAAGGGAGTAGGGTGCATTCTTCAAATGCACCGGCCGCCGGAGGAAGAATGCGCCCCACCCGGACGCTGAAGTGGCGCATTTGGAGTCGGCCCACCTGTTTTCCCCCGCGACCCCCCGTGTACCCCGTGGTTATCCATTCATCACAGGGGGAGGCCGGCTTTCAGCCAGCGCCCGGGAATCCCAGCTGACGCCATGCCTCGTAAGCAATAACAGCGACCGCATTCGACAGATTCAGACTGCGATTTCCCGGCCGCATCGGGATACGCAAACGGTGCTCATCCGGAAGCCGATCCAGAAAGGGCTGGGGCAGGCCGCGGGTTTCGGGCCCGAACACCAGGGCGTCCCCGTGCCGATACTGCACCTCGCTGTAGGGCTGCCCGCCCCGGGTCGAGCAGGCCAATATCCGCCCCGGCTTGATCGATGTCCGAAAGGCTTCGAAATCGCTCCAGGTCCGAACCTTCGCAAACTCGTGGTAATCCAGGCCGGCCCGCCGCAGACGCGCATCATCCAGCTCGAACCCGAGCGGCTCGATCAGGTGCAGTCCCATCCCGGTATTGGCACAGAGCCGAATGACATTACCGGTATTGGGCGGGATTTCAGGTTGGTAAAGGACAATGTGGATCACCGGTGCTCCTCAGCCACTTTTAGCGACACACGATAACCGTTTTTCGAACTTGTATCCCGCATCTCCTATCTTGTATCTTGCTCAAGCCTTCCGACTACCCGACCCGGTTAACGCCATGACGACCAAAGACGACGAGAAGCTCTCCATGGAGTTCTGCGGCATGCGTTTCGATACGCCGCTTGTTCTACTCTCGGGGTGCGTCGGCTTCGGCGAGGAATATACCCGGGTGGAGGGTTTTTCCAACCGGGATGTGGGTGCAGTCTGCCTCAAGGGGACCACGCTGGAGGCGCGTCTGGGCAATGCACCTCACCGGATTTACGAGACCCCGGACGGCATGCTCAATGCCATCGGCCTGCAGAATCCGGGTGCCCGCTACGTGGTCGATACCATTCTGCCCACCCTGGACTTTGAGGAGACCCGCTTCATTGCCAATATCGCCGGGTCTACGGTCGAGGAGTACGCGGAGGTGGCCCGCATCTTTGACGATTCACCGGTGGATGCCATCGAGATCAACATCTCCTGCCCCAACGTAAAGGCAGGCGGTGTAGCCTTCGGCAACGACCCGGAGATGTCCGCCCGGGTGGTGGAGGCGGTGCGCCGCGCGACAACGAAGCCGCTCATCACCAAGCTCTCACCCAATCAGACCGACATCGCCGCCAGCGCCAGCCGCTGTATCGATGCGGGCACCGACGGCTTTGCCGTCATCAACACCCTGATGGGCATGGCCATCGATATCGAGCAGCGTGCACCGATTCTCGGCAACCGGCAAGGCGGCCTCTCCGGCCCCGCCATCAAGCCGGTAGCTCTGTTGAAAACCCATCAGGTCTATCAGGTCTGCCGTCCCCATGGGATTCCCATCATCGGCCAGGGGGGGATCTCCAACGCCGAGGATGCCCTGGAATTCCTGATCGCAGGGGCCAGCGCAGTGGGGATCGGCACGGCGCTCTTTTACGACCCGCTCATCTGTCCCAGGATCAACGCCGGGATCAGTGAGTACCTGGAGCGACACGGGATCCCCGAAGTCGGCCAGCTGGTCGGCACGCTGGCTACCGATTCCGTCGCACCGGCCTGCGGCAACTAACACTTGTAGCTCGGGCTTTAGCCTGTCAAAACCGATGACGGCCTGAAGGCCGAGCCGATCTACAGGAGACAGCGCTCTGGTCGCCCGCGTGTAGGTCGGACTTTGACCTGATAAAAGGATACTCCGTGGGCAAAGCCTGTAATTTCCCCGGGGATTCTGTACTCTTAAGCGCTTGGCCGCACCAGAGGTTGGCATGATCCCCAAAAAAAAGCTGCGTATCGGTGACCTGCTGGTTGAGCACAAGATCATTTCCGAAAACCAGCTGCAAACCGCGCTCTCCGAGCAGAGAAAGTCCGGTCGCAAACTGGGCCGAATGCTGCTCGAGCTGGGCTTTATCGATGAGGACCAGTTGCTGGAGTTTCTCTCCCGGCAACTTCAGGTCCCCTTCGTCGACCTGCGCCATTACCGCTACAAGGCCGATGCAGTCCGACTGGTGCCGGAAACCCTTGCCCGCCGCTACCGGGCAATTGTCCTGGATAACAGCCAGGATCCGGTTCTGGTGGGCATGGCGGATCCGACCGACATCTTCGCCTTTGACGAGTTGACCAAGGTTCTAAAACGCCCCATCCGCCAGGCGGTAGTGCGAGAAACGGACCTGTTGCGCACCATCGATTCGGTCTATCGCCGTACCGAGGAGATCTCGTCACTGGCCGAGGAGCTCTCGGAAGAGCTCTCCGAAACCGACTTCGACCTGGAACGGCTTGGTCAGGCCGCCGACCTCTCCGATGCCCCGGTGGTCAAGCTGCTGCAATCCATCTTTGCGGATGCAGTGCAGGTCGGCGCCTCCGATATCCATATCGAACCCGATGAGTCGGTGTTACGGATCCGGCAGCGTATCGATGGCGTGCTCCAGGAACAGGTGATGAAGGAGAAGCGCATCTCCGCTGCGCTGGTGAGCCGCCTGAAGCTCATGGGTGGGTTGAATATTTCCGAGCGGCGCCTCCCCCAGGATGGCCGCTTCAATATCCGGGTGAAGGACCGCAACATCGATGTGCGCCTCTCCACCATGCCGATCCAGCACGGCGAATCGGTGGTCATGCGTCTGCTCGACCAGAGCGGGGGCCTGCTGGACCTGGAGGCGGTGGGCATGCCTGCCGATGTCCTGCGACACTTTCGGCGCAACGTCCGCAAGCCCCACGGCATGGTGCTGGTGACCGGCCCCACCGGTTCCGGCAAGACCACCACCCTTTACGGGGCGCTGAACGAGCTCAACCAGCCGGAAAAGAAGATCATCACCATCGAAGACCCGGTCGAGTACCGCCTGGCCCGAATCAATCAGGTACAGGTCCACACCAAGATTGGACTGACCTTCGCCGGCGTGCTGCGAAACGCCCTGCGCCAGGATCCGGATGTGGTTCTTGTGGGCGAAATCCGCGACCAGGAGACGGCCGAGATCGCCCTGCGGGCCTCCATTACCGGCCACCTGGTGCTCTCTACGCTGCACACCAACGATGCGGTCTCCACCGCCATTCGCCTCATCGACATGGGCATTCCCGGCTATATGGTGGCCACCGCCCTCGAGGCGGTGATTGCCCAGCGCCTGGTGCGCCGCATCTGCGACAGCTGTATCACCGACTATCAACCCAACGCACAACAAAAGGCATGGCTGGAAAACCTGCTGGGCGATGAGCTGAAGGAGGTGACCTTCAAGGCTGGTGCGGGCTGTCCCCATTGTCATAATACCGGCTATCGCGGCCGCATCGGTGTTTTCGAACTGCTGGAGATCGACGAGGTGCTGACCGACTGCCTGCGCCGTAGTGACTCGGGTGATTTCGCACGGGCGGCCCACATGAAGCCCGATTTCCAGCCGCTCGCCTTTCAGGCGCTGGAGTATGCCCGCATGGGCATTACCACACTGGAGGAGGTGGTGCGCGTATCCACCGATATCGACACCATCGACCTCGAAGAGGACCTGTCCGGATCGGAAATCGACGATGCAGACGTATCGGCAGAGGCAGGTAACTGATGCCGCTGTTCGAATACACAGCCCGGGATGGTCGCGGTGGCGCAGTAACCGGCCGCATCGAGTCCAGTTCCGCCGATGCGGTGGCCAGCCAGCTGCTGAACTCCGGGATTACCCCGGTCCACATTAGCGAGGCCGTTCCCCGACGCGACTATCTGGCCGAGCTGAGACGCCACCTCGGCTCCGGCCGACCGAATCAGGATGACCTGCTGCTATTCTGCCGGCAGATGTATACCCTCACCAAGTCCGGCGTACCCATCGTGCGGGGACTTACCGGACTGGCCGAATCCACCCGTAATGCCGTTCTTGCCGAATCCCTGCAGCAGATACGGACGGAGCTGGAGGCCGGTCGCGACCTGTCGGGCGCCATGGCACAGCACCCGAAAATCTTCAGTCCGCTGATGGTCAGCATGGTCCGGGTCGGCGAGAGCACCGGGCAGCTGGACGAGGCCTTCGAACGACTGTCGCGGTACCTGGAGCAGGACCGGGATACCCGTTCCCGCATCAAGACGGCATTGCGCTATCCGACCATTGTGCTGGTGTTCATCGCCGCAGCTATCGGGGTGGTAAACGTAATCGTGATACCGGCGTTCGCCAAGGTATTCGCCGGAATGGGCTCCGACCTCCCCTGGCAAACGAAACTGCTGATGGCGCTCTCCGATTTCTCGGTCGCCTTTTGGCCGCATATCCTAATGGCGATCATCCTCACCGTATTGGCAGTGCGTTCCTATGTGCATACCCCCGCCGGCCGCTACCGATGGGACCATATGAAACTGGGACTGCCGATTGTCGGCAGTATCATATCGCGTGCCATTCTGGCGCGTTTCGCCCGCACTTTCGCGATGACCACCCGCTCTGGTGTTCCGCTCATACAGGCGCTCGGTGTCGTCGCCCGGGCG
Proteins encoded in this region:
- a CDS encoding ArsR/SmtB family transcription factor — protein: MNLITRNEDIDRASRSLKAMSHPLRLKILCTLGDQEISVQDIVAHVGTSQSNISQHLAILRDKGILSSRKDANRVFYKVADSRTLRLIEMMRDVFCTME
- a CDS encoding YgaP family membrane protein, whose product is MNVERVVRIFAGFFILLSLGLGIEASPIFHNVNWLWVTGFVGINLFQSGFTAICPLATILQKAGVPVSGSCS
- a CDS encoding rhodanese-like domain-containing protein, with translation MSQLGEFVVNHWDLFLALAIILAMLIAPPLSRRLRGFHDVDPQEAVGLMNRQDAVLVDVREDKEYREGHVAGSMHVPLSGLNKNLDRLKSVQNKPVIVGCRSGHRSSKAAGMLRKHGFEQVYNLKGGMLAWENAGLPLSTEKTKKKRKADRK
- the grxC gene encoding glutaredoxin 3, with amino-acid sequence MPTIEMYTTASCPFCVRAKRLLKKKGAGYTDFAVDQKPELRPEMEKRASGQTSVPQIFIDDYHVGGYDDLVDLDMEGKLDEMLGLK
- the trxC gene encoding thioredoxin TrxC, with the translated sequence MSDGLHVVCPHCDSINRVPPSRLNAGGKCGRCKQPLFAGRPLALSGAGFDQHVSRSDLPVLVDFWAPWCGPCKMMAPVFEQAAAELEPEVRVAKVNTEQEQALAMRFGIRSIPTIALFKGGREVARIAGAMDLRNLLAWVRKQL
- the secB gene encoding protein-export chaperone SecB — encoded protein: MAENEQPKQQFAVQRIYVKDLSFETPNTPEIFTKKWEPQVNVDLNTQARDISEGVYEVLINITVTTKIEDQTAYLAEVQQAGIFTVTGFPEDQLGPMLHSFCPSILFPYAREVVSSLANKGSFPQLLLAPVNFDALYAEQIKKQQDTDGEGTASH
- a CDS encoding NAD(P)H-dependent glycerol-3-phosphate dehydrogenase encodes the protein MAKAPRATSRNQPLSENRQSIAVLGAGSWGTALAIRLARNGHPTRLWGRDPRQVQEMAVERRNRRYLPDTEFPVQLIPETDLNRALEGVAAVLVAVPSHGYRELLESLAFRIPARLPVFWASKGLESGSRKFLHRVTEEVLGSERPTGVVSGPTFAGEVARGLPTAVTVAGCSLEAAQLLASYLHSRTFRTYTSTDVVGVELGGASKNVLAIAAGVADGLGYGANTRAALITRGLAEMIRLGAAVGGSQETFMGLAGMGDLVLTCTDNQSRNRRLGLALGQGLVLESALAEISQAVEGVKSAPEVLHLARDHAVEMPITEQVCRLVEGDTTPQQAVEALLSREPKTERE
- the trmL gene encoding tRNA (uridine(34)/cytosine(34)/5-carboxymethylaminomethyluridine(34)-2'-O)-methyltransferase TrmL produces the protein MIHIVLYQPEIPPNTGNVIRLCANTGMGLHLIEPLGFELDDARLRRAGLDYHEFAKVRTWSDFEAFRTSIKPGRILACSTRGGQPYSEVQYRHGDALVFGPETRGLPQPFLDRLPDEHRLRIPMRPGNRSLNLSNAVAVIAYEAWRQLGFPGAG
- a CDS encoding dihydroorotate dehydrogenase; translation: MTTKDDEKLSMEFCGMRFDTPLVLLSGCVGFGEEYTRVEGFSNRDVGAVCLKGTTLEARLGNAPHRIYETPDGMLNAIGLQNPGARYVVDTILPTLDFEETRFIANIAGSTVEEYAEVARIFDDSPVDAIEINISCPNVKAGGVAFGNDPEMSARVVEAVRRATTKPLITKLSPNQTDIAASASRCIDAGTDGFAVINTLMGMAIDIEQRAPILGNRQGGLSGPAIKPVALLKTHQVYQVCRPHGIPIIGQGGISNAEDALEFLIAGASAVGIGTALFYDPLICPRINAGISEYLERHGIPEVGQLVGTLATDSVAPACGN
- a CDS encoding GspE/PulE family protein, with product MIPKKKLRIGDLLVEHKIISENQLQTALSEQRKSGRKLGRMLLELGFIDEDQLLEFLSRQLQVPFVDLRHYRYKADAVRLVPETLARRYRAIVLDNSQDPVLVGMADPTDIFAFDELTKVLKRPIRQAVVRETDLLRTIDSVYRRTEEISSLAEELSEELSETDFDLERLGQAADLSDAPVVKLLQSIFADAVQVGASDIHIEPDESVLRIRQRIDGVLQEQVMKEKRISAALVSRLKLMGGLNISERRLPQDGRFNIRVKDRNIDVRLSTMPIQHGESVVMRLLDQSGGLLDLEAVGMPADVLRHFRRNVRKPHGMVLVTGPTGSGKTTTLYGALNELNQPEKKIITIEDPVEYRLARINQVQVHTKIGLTFAGVLRNALRQDPDVVLVGEIRDQETAEIALRASITGHLVLSTLHTNDAVSTAIRLIDMGIPGYMVATALEAVIAQRLVRRICDSCITDYQPNAQQKAWLENLLGDELKEVTFKAGAGCPHCHNTGYRGRIGVFELLEIDEVLTDCLRRSDSGDFARAAHMKPDFQPLAFQALEYARMGITTLEEVVRVSTDIDTIDLEEDLSGSEIDDADVSAEAGN
- a CDS encoding type II secretion system F family protein, whose translation is MPLFEYTARDGRGGAVTGRIESSSADAVASQLLNSGITPVHISEAVPRRDYLAELRRHLGSGRPNQDDLLLFCRQMYTLTKSGVPIVRGLTGLAESTRNAVLAESLQQIRTELEAGRDLSGAMAQHPKIFSPLMVSMVRVGESTGQLDEAFERLSRYLEQDRDTRSRIKTALRYPTIVLVFIAAAIGVVNVIVIPAFAKVFAGMGSDLPWQTKLLMALSDFSVAFWPHILMAIILTVLAVRSYVHTPAGRYRWDHMKLGLPIVGSIISRAILARFARTFAMTTRSGVPLIQALGVVARAVNNEYVSERVINMRSGVERGDTLTRTAAATGLFTPLILQMLSVGEETGRVEDMMDEVAGFYEREVEHELKSLTSAIEPILIVAVGILVLILALGVFLPMWDLTQLAG